The Erigeron canadensis isolate Cc75 chromosome 4, C_canadensis_v1, whole genome shotgun sequence genome window below encodes:
- the LOC122597663 gene encoding protein FAR1-RELATED SEQUENCE 5-like, with product MFDKHPFAIITDQDKAIVNAIKKEFPNTRHRYCSWHINKHELEHLPSLKARYPGIEEFYREWVKSDTVEEFETRWKVMSCQYKFESRSWIMDMYTQRHHWAEVFLKDCFFAGMTTSGRSESIHSFFDGYVTSNTMLNEFVVQYDNAVKSRRKAEEDEDFRTINSRPVLSSLNPIEAKAGIRYTSNIFEDFQKEWIQATNNLAHETLTKNVEEIIYKVGQLDIEKRYWRTVTFRLSSKVDVTCSCAKFETYGMLCKHILYVLKKKHIETLPDHYILPRWTLDTRYKEDSCSIRMEDIDRESAVSALTLWCVKSNSMKAIEQAKDSLSEIKKLNTLLLNFLEAQTKRKASKETDNRPQDSNVEISVVDMMPQISIRDPSLPAVTKGRPRKACRIKSSLEAPKKKTCSYCKTLGHYITGCPTKKADDALLQKKGRMAC from the exons ATGTTTGACAAGCATCCGTTTGCAATAATTACGGATCAAGATAAAGCTATTGTGAATGCCATCAAAAAAGAATTTCCAAACACTCGACATCGTTATTGTTCATGGCACATCAACAAACATGAGCTTGAACATCTTCCATCCCTTAAAGCCCGTTATCCCGGTATTGAAGAATTTTATAGAGAATGGGTGAAGAGTGACACTGTTGAAGAGTTTGAAACTAGGTGGAAAGTTATGAGTTGTCAATATAAGTTTGAAAGTAGAAGTTGGATAATGGATATGTATACACAACGTCATCATTGGGCCGAAGTCTTTTTAAAAGACTGTTTTTTTGCTGGTATGACAACTAGTGGGAGAAGCGAGAGTATTCATTCTTTTTTTGATGGATATGTTACTTCAAATACCATGTTGAATGAGTTTGTAGTCCAGTATGACAACGCTGTTAAGAGTCGAAGAAAGgccgaagaagatgaagatttcaGGACCATAAACTCTAGGCCAGTTCTGTCATCTCTAAATCCAATAGAAGCAAAAGCAGGTATACGTTATACTAGTAATATATTTGaagattttcaaaaagaatGGATACAAGCGACTAACAATTTAGCTCATGAAACTTTGACTAAAAATGTTGAAGAGATCATATATAAGGTTGGCCAACTGGATATTGAGAAAAGGTATTGGAGGACGGTTACTTTTCGTCTTTCAAGTAAAGTAGATGTCACATGTTCATGTGCCAAGTTTGAAACTTATGGAATGTTGTGTAAACATATCTTATATGTGTTAAAGAAGAAGCATATTGAAACACTTCCGGATCATTATATTTTGCCTAGGTGGACACTTGATACTAGGTATAAGGAGGATAGTTGTAGCATCAGAATGGAAGATATAGATAGGGAAAGTGCAGTTAGCGCCTTAACGTTATGGTGTGTTAAATCAAACTCTATGAAAGCAATTGAACAAGCAAAAGACTCTCTATCTGAGATAAAGAAACTAAATACTTTGTTGCTGAATTTTCTGGAAGCACAAACAAAGCGAAAAGCATCCAAAGAGACTGATAACCGACCCCAAGATTCTAATGTGGAGATTTCAGTAGTAGACATGATGCCTCAAATATCTATTCGGGATCCCTCTCTTCCGGCTGTTACTAAAGGACGTCCTAGAAAAGCATGTAGAATCAAATCATCTTTGGAAGCACCTAAAAAGAAAACTTGTTCTTATTGCAAGACATTGGGTCATTACATTACTGGATGTCCAACAAAGAAG GCGGATGATGCATTGCTACAAAAAAAGGGAAGGATGGCATGCTAA
- the LOC122597743 gene encoding LOW QUALITY PROTEIN: glutamate receptor 2.7-like (The sequence of the model RefSeq protein was modified relative to this genomic sequence to represent the inferred CDS: inserted 1 base in 1 codon): METHMVLYAVVMISLIWGMNAKTNVEVGVILDMGTSIGKMGSSCISMAIRDFYEKHDNYTTMIQPYFRDSKRDIVEATSAAIDLMKNVQVKAILGPMDSSQADFVINIGKKAKVPILSSATSPALSPDENGYFIRTAPDASSQLKPIAALIKHFGWREVVLIYEHGEYGRGLVPYLADAMFKIDTKIMWREVIYPSATDDQILKTLYKLKTMQTRVFVVHALPDLASRFFKKAHEAGMMEKEYVWIITEVLTSRLHSLDPTDIELMQGVLGVKSYIPRSNKLIKFEKRWKREFLSLNPDDEVAELDMFGIWAYDTVFALAMALEKVSSEANVAFQRKNESSTDFDAIGTSGMGSSLVPWIRNASFKGLSGEFHIVNGQLQWSAYQIVNIIGKLENPVGFWTPKNGISKKLNIQTKDLKVITWPGDSHTIPRGWEIPTSNENTLRVGVPAKAGFVQFVDANTDPRTNEVVVTGFCMDVFNAVISALPYAVKHEFIPFVNVTPEGMRPAGTYNDLLHSLSKGAYDAVAGDITILANRSSYVDFTLPYIQAGTSMIVRIQDERKSAWIFMRPLEKELWITIAAFFIYTGLVVWILEHRVNQEFXGPPRKQVGMIFWFSFSTLVFAHREKLMSNLSRFVVIVWVFVVLVLTSSYTASLTSMLTVQQLQPAYTDIYEIMRNGEFVGYHNGTFVVEKLRKMGFDDSQLKNYSSFEEYDEALQNGSRNGGVSAIMAEIPYIKVFLAKYCAKYTMTGPTYKTAGFGFAFPKGSPLVPDVSRAILQVTEEQMTNISRKWFGESDGCDPQNDPKVSSDRLTLDSFKGLFLIAGLSSTSAVLIFFVRFLYQNRETLKSQGPISQRLATMAKTFDVFKDDKSRNTSREAAPDESVDDIITYSPEVSVHHQAVVFSHDEGFSTTEPGTPVHETIEPVETTVQT; encoded by the exons ATGGAGACTCATATGGTGCTGTATGCTGTTGTTATGATAAGTTTGATATGGGGAATGAATGCAAAGACAAATGTAGAAGTTGGTGTGATTCTTGATATGGGAACCAGCATTGGCAAGATGGGCAGCAGTTGCATTTCGATGGCCATACGCGATTTCTATGAGAAACACGACAACTACACCACCATGATTCAGCCTTATTTCCGTGATTCCAAACGAGATATCGTTGAAGCCACTTCTGCAGCTATTGATCTCATGAAAAACGTTCAAGTAAAGGCGATTCTTGGGCCCATGGATTCCTCACAAGCAGATTTCGTCATCAATATTGGCAAGAAAGCAAAAGTTCCTATACTCTCATCAGCAACAAGCCCTGCACTTTCCCCAGATGAAAACGGTTACTTCATCCGTACTGCGCCTGATGCTTCGTCTCAACTCAAACCGATAGCTGCTTTGATCAAACACTTTGGTTGGAGGGAAGTGGTGCTTATTTATGAACATGGTGAATACGGAAGAGGCCTTGTCCCTTACTTAGCAGATGCCATGTTCAAGATTGATACCAAAATCATGTGGCGTGAAGTGATATATCCTTCGGCTACAGATGATCAGATCCTTAAAACGCTTTACAAACTAAAGACGATGCAGACCAGGGTCTTCGTGGTACATGCCTTACCGGATTTGGCTTCACGTTTTTTCAAAAAAGCCCATGAGGCTGGAATGATGGAAAAGGAGTATGTGTGGATCATCACGGAAGTGCTCACTAGTCGTTTGCATTCTTTGGATCCCACAGACATAGAGCTGATGCAAGGAGTACTGGGTGTGAAGTCCTATATCCCTAGGTCTAACAAGCTAATCAAATTCGAGAAAAGATGGAAACGGGAATTCCTGAGCCTGAATCCAGACGATGAAGTAGCAGAATTAGACATGTTTGGGATATGGGCATACGATACTGTTTTTGCACTAGCAATGGCATTGGAGAAGGTTTCAAGTGAAGCTAATGTTGCTTTCCAACGAAAAAATGAATCCTCGACAGATTTTGATGCCATTGGAACCTCGGGAATGGGGTCAAGCCTTGTTCCATGGATTCGAAACGCAAGCTTCAAAGGGCTGAGTGGCGAGTTCCATATTGTTAATGGACAATTACAATGGTCTGCGTACCAGATAGTGAACATAATAGGAAAGCTGGAGAACCCTGTCGGGTTTTGGACTCCTAAAAATGGCATATCAAAGAAGTTAAACATTCAAACCAAGGATCTTAAGGTTATCACATGGCCTGGTGACAGTCATACCATCCCTAGAGGCTGGGAAATCCCCACCAGCAATGAGAACACGTTAAGAGTTGGAGTTCCAGCAAAGGCAGGGTTTGTTCAGTTTGTTGATGCCAACACCGACCCTCGAACCAATGAAGTTGTTGTGACTGGTTTCTGCATGGACGTTTTTAACGCAGTCATTAGTGCTTTGCCTTACGCTGTAAAACACGAATTCATACCATTTGTTAATGTTACTCCAGAGGGCATGAGACCTGCGGGAACCTATAATGACCTTCTTCACAGTCTTTCCAAAGgg GCATATGATGCGGTGGCTGGGGACATTACAATCCTGGCAAACCGGTCGAGTTATGTTGACTTCACATTACCATACATACAGGCTGGTACTTCAATGATTGTTCGGATCCAGGATGAGAGGAAGAGTGCGTGGATCTTCATGAGACCCCTTGAAAAAGAGCTTTGGATAACAATTGCAgcatttttcatatatacagGACTTGTGGTATGGATTTTGGAGCATCGTGTAAACCAAGAAT CGGGCCCACCGCGTAAACAAGTCGGAATGATCTTCTGGTTTTCCTTCTCCACGCTTGTTTTTGCCCACA GGGAAAAGTTAATGAGCAACTTATCCAGATTTGTGGTGATAGTGTGGGTGTTTGTGGTTTTAGTTTTGACCTCCAGCTACACGGCAAGCTTGACATCCATGTTAACTGTACAACAGCTTCAGCCTGCATATACTGATATCTATGAGATCATGAGAAATGGAGAATTCGTAGGATACCATAATGGTACATTTGTTGTAGAAAAGTTGAGAAAGATGGGTTTCGATGATAGTCAGCTGAAAAACTACAGTAGCTTTGAGGAGTATGATGAGGCCCTCCAAAATGGAAGCCGAAACGGAGGAGTTTCTGCAATTATGGCTGAGATCCCTTACATCAAGGTTTTCTTGGCCAAATACTGTGCCAAGTATACCATGACTGGTCCAACCTACAAAACTGCAGGCTTTGGTTTT GCATTTCCAAAAGGGTCTCCGCTAGTCCCAGATGTTTCGCGTGCAATCCTGCAAGTAACAGAGGAGCAAATGACAAACATATCCAGAAAATGGTTTGGAGAATCAGACGGTTGTGACCCGCAGAATGACCCTAAAGTGTCCTCCGACAGGCTCACACTAGATAGCTTCAAGGGCCTGTTTCTCATTGCTGGCTTGTCATCAACTTCTGCTGTATTGATTTTCTTCGTGAGGTTTTTATATCAAAACCGAGAAACATTAAAGTCACAAGGGCCGATTAGCCAAAGGCTTGCTACAATGGCAAAAACCTTTGATGTGTTTAAGGATGATAAATCCAGAAACACAAGTCGAGAGGCAGCACCAGATGAGTCAGTCGATGATATTATTACCTATAGTCCAGAAGTTAGTGTACACCATCAAGCAGTggttttctctcatgatgaagGATTTTCTACAACTGAACCTGGGACTCCGGTTCATGAAACTATAGAACCAGTAGAAACTACCGTACAGACCTAG